The genome window GATAGTGGTAACAAGATGCCAGACGCACTATTTACAACATCATTCTCCTTACTACAAGGCGTGCTAGATGTCGCATTGAAGCGCAGTGGACGTTTACCTGAGCATATGGTTATTGCCACATTTGGTGATAATGAATTATTAGACTTCCTTGAATGCCCAGTGCTTTCTTTGGCACAGCGTCATAGAGACATCGCTGAACGCATCTTAGAATTGGTACTCGCCAGCCTTGATGAAAAGCAAAAACCAGAACCTGGTATTACACGTATTCGTCGTGATTTATGTCGCCGTGGAAGTTTAGGTCGTAAGCAGTAATGAAATAGATTTAACTTTAATCGAACAGTGAATATTTACACGATAATGAGTGATGTTGGTCACAATAATGAGTAATATAACGGCCCCTATCTTGTAGGGGCTTTTTTTTTATAGGCTAAATTTAGGTAAATATTTAACTTTAGGATTTATCTTAATCGGCTTGTTGCTGATTTTAAAATGAAAGCTAAATCGGATGAATAAATTAATATAAATTTATTGTGGTTGTATTACTGATTTGTGCGATAAATATTTTGAAGTAAATTACTGTTTATTAAAACAGTAATTTACTTTATTGATATATAATGATTTTATTTTATTAGCGGCACGCTTTGGGCCTATTTAAAAATTAATGATTATTTGAGGACTCAACAGAAGTAAATAACCGGTACAAGATACACTGATTAAAAATGAGACATAAGTTGAATTTCCATTAATTTGTATGATTTTGCAGCAAACTATTATGTTAGCGCTTATTTAGGTGATACTTAATAAAATATGTTAATCATATCAACTTGTTATTTCCCATTTTATTTCCAAGTTAGATTTTACCTCTCCTTATTTTTTCTGAATTGTTCTGTAAATAAAGCTAAAGCCGGATGCTACTGGCTTGACAACGTTTTCATACCATTCGTAAACTTTATATGTGGTGAATTGTGGGGTAAAGTGGGTGAGTTGAAAATAAAAGGGGTTTAATCGGGTATGTTTCGTGGGGCAACACTGGTTAATCTCGACAGCAAAGGGCGTCTAACCGTGCCAACTCGTTATCGAGGAATGCTGAACGAGGAATCGAAAGGGCAAATGGTTTGTACCATTGACCTTCACCAGCCATGCCTGTTGCTTTATACCTTACCCGAATGGGAGATTATCGAGGAAAAACTTTCTCGATTATCGACGATGAACCCAGCAGAACGACGCGTGCAACGGCTGTTATTAGGTCATGCAAGTGAATGCCAAATGGACAACGCGGGGCGTCTTTTGTTAGCCAGTACATTGCGTCAACACGCAGGGCTAACCAAAGAGGTCATGTTGGTTGGCCAGATTAATAAATTTGAACTTTGGGATGAACAGACTTGGTATCAGCAAGTGGAAGATGATATTGCCGCTGAGCGCCTTACCAATGAACCACTTTCAGCCCGCTTACAGGATTTGTCACTTTAATAATGACGCAACAGCAATTTAAACACGTAACAGTATTACTGGATGAAGCCGTGAACGGCTTAAACATTAAACCTAACGGTATCTATATCGATGGCACCTTTGGTCGTGGTGGCCATTCAAGGTTGATATTAAGCCAGCTTGGCGCACAAGGAAGGTTAATCGCCATTGACCGTGATCCAGAAGCAATAAAAGCGGCACAAGCTATTGATGACCCACGTTTTATGATTAAACATGGCCCATTTTCTGCGATTGCAGAGTATGTGGAAGAAGAAGGGTTAGCAGGGAAAATTGATGGCGTATTACTGGATCTAGGGGTTTCTTCACCGCAGTTAGATGACCCAGAGCGCGGTTTTTCCTTTATGCGTGACGGGCCGTTAGATATGCGAATGGACCCAACCAGAGGGCAATCTGCACAGCAATGGTTGATGGACGCAGAAGCGGATGACATTGCTTGGGTATTGAAAACCTTTGGAGAAGAGCGTTTTGCGAAACGAATTGCCAGAGCGATTGTTGAACGTAACCATAACCCAGAAGAAGAGCCATTAACACGTACACGGCATCTTGCAGAGTTAATTGCCAAAGTCAGTCCGATGAAAGACCGACATAAACACCCTGCAACACGTAGCTTCCAAGCGATTCGTATTTATATCAATAGCGAATTGGAAGAGATTGAAAAAGCATTAGAAG of Providencia rettgeri contains these proteins:
- the mraZ gene encoding cell division protein MraZ encodes the protein MFRGATLVNLDSKGRLTVPTRYRGMLNEESKGQMVCTIDLHQPCLLLYTLPEWEIIEEKLSRLSTMNPAERRVQRLLLGHASECQMDNAGRLLLASTLRQHAGLTKEVMLVGQINKFELWDEQTWYQQVEDDIAAERLTNEPLSARLQDLSL
- the rsmH gene encoding Ribosomal RNA small subunit methyltransferase H produces the protein MTQQQFKHVTVLLDEAVNGLNIKPNGIYIDGTFGRGGHSRLILSQLGAQGRLIAIDRDPEAIKAAQAIDDPRFMIKHGPFSAIAEYVEEEGLAGKIDGVLLDLGVSSPQLDDPERGFSFMRDGPLDMRMDPTRGQSAQQWLMDAEADDIAWVLKTFGEERFAKRIARAIVERNHNPEEEPLTRTRHLAELIAKVSPMKDRHKHPATRSFQAIRIYINSELEEIEKALEGAMNVLAPKGRLSVISFHSLEDRLVKRFIRKNSKGPSVPAGIPLTEAQIKELGAAQLRDLGKMKPSENEIDENPRARSSVLRFAEKAAE